From a region of the Vagococcus coleopterorum genome:
- the purB gene encoding adenylosuccinate lyase — MIERYTRPEMGKIWTEENKYDAWLEVEILASEAWAEMGEIPKEDVEKIRKDASFDVERILEIEKETRHDVVAFTRTVSESLGNESKWIHYGLTSTDVVDTAYGYLLKQANDILRADLRKFTDIIGEKAKAHKKTVMMGRTHGVHAEPTTFGLKLALWYAEMTRNIERFEHAAKGVEAGKISGAVGTFANTPPTVEAYVCDKLGLRAQDISTQVLPRDLHAEYVSSMAIIATSIEKFATEIRGLQKSETREVEEFFAKGQKGSSAMPHKRNPIGSENMTGLARVIRGHVLTAMDNMVLWHERDISHSSAERIIIPDTTILLDYMLNRFGGLVENLTVFPENMKRNMDATYGLIYSQRVLLKLIDKGMTREEAYDLVQPKTAQAWDDQVQFRPLLDADSRITDVLSEAELDEAFDYNWHMKHVDTLFQRVGLGE, encoded by the coding sequence ATGATTGAACGTTATACACGACCAGAAATGGGTAAAATTTGGACAGAAGAAAATAAATATGACGCTTGGCTTGAAGTTGAAATCTTAGCAAGTGAAGCTTGGGCTGAGATGGGTGAGATTCCTAAAGAAGACGTGGAGAAAATTCGCAAAGATGCTAGTTTTGATGTTGAGCGTATTTTAGAAATTGAAAAAGAAACACGTCATGATGTCGTGGCTTTTACTAGAACGGTTTCTGAATCATTAGGAAATGAAAGTAAATGGATTCACTATGGTTTAACAAGTACAGACGTCGTGGATACAGCTTATGGTTACCTATTAAAACAAGCAAACGATATTTTACGTGCTGACTTACGTAAATTCACTGATATTATTGGTGAAAAAGCTAAAGCACATAAAAAAACAGTCATGATGGGTCGTACTCATGGTGTTCACGCTGAACCAACAACGTTTGGTTTGAAATTAGCTCTTTGGTACGCAGAAATGACTCGTAATATTGAACGTTTTGAACATGCAGCTAAAGGTGTTGAGGCTGGTAAAATTAGTGGGGCAGTAGGGACATTTGCTAATACACCACCGACTGTAGAAGCTTATGTTTGTGACAAGTTAGGATTGCGCGCGCAAGATATCTCAACCCAAGTTTTACCACGTGACCTACACGCTGAATATGTGTCTTCAATGGCGATTATCGCGACAAGTATTGAAAAATTTGCTACCGAAATCCGTGGCTTACAAAAATCAGAAACACGTGAAGTAGAGGAGTTCTTTGCTAAAGGTCAAAAAGGGTCATCAGCAATGCCTCACAAACGTAATCCAATCGGTTCAGAAAATATGACAGGGTTAGCTCGTGTGATTCGTGGTCATGTTTTAACTGCTATGGATAATATGGTACTGTGGCACGAACGTGATATTTCTCACTCTTCTGCTGAAAGAATTATCATTCCTGATACAACTATTTTATTAGATTACATGTTAAATCGTTTCGGTGGACTAGTTGAAAACTTAACTGTTTTCCCAGAAAATATGAAACGTAATATGGATGCGACGTATGGCTTAATTTATAGCCAACGCGTACTATTAAAATTAATTGATAAAGGTATGACACGTGAAGAGGCTTATGACTTAGTTCAACCTAAGACAGCTCAAGCATGGGATGACCAAGTCCAATTCCGTCCGCTTTTAGATGCGGATTCACGTATCACTGATGTTTTATCTGAAGCAGAGTTAGATGAAGCCTTTGATTATAACTGGCATATGAAACATGTCGATACTTTATTCCAACGTGTTGGTTTAGGGGAATAA
- a CDS encoding ATP-grasp domain-containing protein: protein MANLFIPGHTVGIVGGGYQGRMLAMAAKNMGFRVSILDPNKQCAAADIADVHVLAATTDESGLISLAEKSDVLTFACNSINIEAVKSLKNHIAIPQNIELLELAQNRLLAKKYFEESNINITPYEVIGESADLDLAIESIGLPAVLKPVEQQDGKKQSFFINSLMDIRNSLELLASGPCLLESQVDYKRAIAVSVVGNSTGNYQVMPIVEISPDPTGRFHRGIVPARIHDEVAAEVNRIAEEMALSFKVQGVLTVEMFITEFGVIYVNSLNHGPHDSGDYSLNLGVLSQYEAHLRGLFFWPIPAQKLLSSGITLPIQQKQLVDSISMIPFHENWFYHFDGVMSHKPEEIVGHLTVVTEDVTESLKEIEQTNIWEDIFPA from the coding sequence ATGGCGAATTTGTTTATACCAGGCCATACAGTAGGAATTGTTGGTGGAGGTTATCAGGGGAGAATGTTAGCGATGGCTGCGAAAAATATGGGCTTTCGTGTGAGCATTCTTGATCCGAATAAACAGTGTGCTGCAGCAGATATTGCAGATGTGCATGTATTGGCTGCCACAACAGATGAATCAGGTCTAATTAGCCTAGCAGAAAAAAGTGATGTTCTAACATTTGCCTGTAATAGTATTAATATTGAGGCGGTGAAATCACTTAAGAATCACATAGCAATTCCACAAAATATTGAATTGTTAGAACTGGCTCAAAATCGTTTGTTAGCTAAAAAGTATTTTGAAGAAAGTAATATTAATATTACGCCGTATGAAGTGATTGGCGAAAGTGCAGATCTAGATTTAGCGATTGAATCGATTGGGTTGCCAGCAGTGCTGAAACCGGTAGAACAACAAGATGGCAAAAAACAGTCGTTCTTTATTAACAGTTTAATGGATATTCGTAACAGTTTAGAGTTGTTGGCGAGTGGCCCTTGTTTGTTAGAATCACAAGTTGACTATAAACGCGCCATAGCAGTTTCAGTGGTGGGAAACAGTACAGGGAATTACCAAGTTATGCCGATTGTTGAAATTTCGCCAGACCCAACGGGACGCTTCCATCGTGGGATTGTTCCTGCGAGAATTCATGATGAAGTAGCAGCGGAAGTTAATCGGATTGCTGAAGAGATGGCCTTGAGTTTTAAAGTTCAAGGAGTCTTAACAGTAGAAATGTTTATTACTGAATTTGGTGTTATCTATGTTAATTCTTTGAACCATGGACCGCATGATTCAGGCGATTATAGTTTAAATTTAGGTGTGCTATCACAATACGAAGCGCATTTAAGAGGCCTGTTTTTCTGGCCAATCCCAGCACAAAAGTTATTGTCTAGTGGGATTACTTTGCCGATTCAACAAAAACAGTTAGTTGATAGTATTAGTATGATTCCGTTTCATGAAAATTGGTTCTATCACTTTGATGGCGTGATGAGTCATAAGCCTGAAGAGATAGTAGGGCACTTAACGGTTGTGACGGAAGATGTAACTGAAAGCCTAAAGGAAATTGAACAGACAAATATTTGGGAAGATATTTTCCCAGCCTAA
- the thiD gene encoding bifunctional hydroxymethylpyrimidine kinase/phosphomethylpyrimidine kinase has product MIPKLLTVAGSDSSGGAGIEADLKTFQELGTFGFCAITSIVTMDPDNGWSHAVSPISSQLVDEQLKTIYAGAPLDAMKTGMLGDIETITVTRNYIDKFNQKNVVIDPVMACKGTTQALQPENVAKMTELLFPVATIVTPNLIEAGILSGLGELKTVDDMKAAAVKILELGPKNVVIKGGRRLQTEKATDLFYDGETFTLLEGEKFETDFNHGAGCTFAATIAACLGKGKTVKESVLFAKDFVAAAIENGVTINPFIGHAWHGAYNQAEKR; this is encoded by the coding sequence ATGATTCCAAAACTATTAACAGTTGCCGGTTCAGATTCAAGTGGCGGCGCTGGTATTGAAGCAGACTTAAAAACATTCCAAGAATTAGGGACCTTTGGCTTTTGTGCTATCACAAGCATTGTCACTATGGATCCAGATAATGGTTGGTCACATGCTGTATCACCAATTAGTAGTCAATTAGTTGATGAGCAATTAAAAACAATATATGCAGGTGCACCTCTAGATGCTATGAAAACTGGTATGCTCGGTGATATCGAAACGATTACGGTCACTCGTAACTACATCGATAAATTCAATCAAAAAAATGTGGTCATCGATCCTGTCATGGCGTGTAAAGGAACAACGCAAGCATTACAACCTGAAAACGTTGCTAAAATGACAGAATTACTTTTCCCTGTGGCTACGATTGTGACACCTAACTTAATTGAAGCAGGTATCCTTTCAGGCCTTGGCGAATTAAAAACCGTTGATGATATGAAAGCAGCAGCGGTTAAAATTTTAGAATTAGGACCTAAAAATGTGGTCATCAAAGGCGGACGCCGTTTACAAACGGAAAAAGCGACTGACTTATTTTATGATGGTGAAACATTCACGTTACTAGAAGGTGAAAAATTCGAAACTGACTTTAACCACGGAGCTGGTTGTACATTCGCTGCAACCATTGCAGCTTGTCTTGGTAAAGGAAAAACAGTGAAAGAGTCTGTCTTATTTGCAAAGGACTTTGTTGCAGCAGCGATTGAAAATGGCGTGACTATTAACCCATTTATCGGTCATGCTTGGCACGGTGCTTACAATCAAGCAGAAAAACGTTAA
- a CDS encoding M15 family metallopeptidase — MVKKIKKNKEQLIGVTSILMVCFMTGAFIFFPAKSHGLGKEALAKQEEALKEKEAKEQSKGKEESSKYPDLPDVKSSDWELALVNAKHPIEKEADNLVVMPNGYEIDARVAEQYYKMEAAAKEEGINLVVISSYRSVAAQEEVYNNGVQERLNMGMSEEEAKKSTEDYITVPGTSEHHTGLAMDVVDDNWAVNSTGLEAAFYNTPAGKWIDEHAAKFGFVIRYPESKANITNINYEPWHLRYVGVKSAEFMTKNKLVLEEYLDILNGNHDNVPVKDDKKDSDKEDKKEADEDKTAEDKSDKEGSEKTAVNEEESDKAKTDKEEAEKQNADDNDPTETLEDNE, encoded by the coding sequence ATGGTAAAAAAAATTAAAAAAAATAAAGAACAACTAATCGGGGTTACCTCGATTTTAATGGTCTGCTTTATGACAGGCGCTTTTATCTTCTTCCCAGCTAAGTCACATGGGTTAGGAAAAGAAGCTTTAGCGAAACAAGAAGAAGCTTTGAAAGAAAAAGAAGCGAAAGAACAATCTAAGGGGAAAGAAGAATCAAGTAAGTACCCTGACTTGCCAGATGTAAAAAGTAGCGATTGGGAATTGGCTTTAGTGAATGCAAAGCACCCAATTGAAAAAGAAGCTGATAATTTAGTTGTTATGCCAAATGGTTATGAAATTGATGCTCGTGTTGCGGAACAATATTATAAGATGGAGGCAGCTGCAAAAGAAGAGGGCATTAATTTAGTAGTTATTTCAAGCTACCGTTCAGTAGCTGCTCAAGAAGAAGTTTATAATAATGGTGTGCAAGAGCGTTTGAATATGGGAATGAGTGAAGAGGAAGCGAAAAAATCGACTGAAGACTATATCACAGTTCCGGGAACGAGTGAACATCACACAGGCTTAGCGATGGACGTTGTTGATGACAATTGGGCCGTTAATAGTACAGGGTTAGAAGCAGCTTTTTATAATACGCCGGCAGGTAAATGGATTGATGAACATGCAGCTAAATTTGGCTTTGTGATTCGTTATCCAGAGTCAAAAGCGAATATTACTAACATTAACTATGAACCATGGCACTTACGCTATGTTGGTGTGAAAAGCGCAGAGTTTATGACGAAGAACAAGTTAGTGCTAGAAGAATATTTAGATATCTTAAACGGCAATCATGATAATGTTCCTGTAAAAGATGATAAAAAAGATTCAGATAAAGAAGATAAAAAAGAAGCAGATGAAGATAAAACTGCTGAAGATAAGTCCGATAAAGAAGGTTCCGAAAAAACAGCAGTGAATGAAGAAGAGTCGGATAAAGCCAAAACAGATAAAGAAGAGGCAGAAAAACAAAATGCGGATGATAACGATCCGACTGAAACATTAGAAGATAATGAATAA
- a CDS encoding glycoside hydrolase family 73 protein: MAKRKKYRRRKPFLKRVKLWLMSLLAIGLTFYLAMSILTQPNVPFFGNSTSQSDVFIQRVAPHSQKIQREDGLLASISIGQAILESDWGTSGLSQGYNNLFGIKAFGNEPQVTLYTSEFENGEWIEIPASFRSYKSWEESMDDHVDLFKQGVSWNRDLYQGVLGAANYREAAHELQVAGYATDPNYEGKIINVIETYNLQRFDK, from the coding sequence ATGGCGAAGCGAAAAAAATATCGGCGTCGGAAACCTTTTCTAAAACGGGTCAAGCTGTGGTTGATGAGCTTGTTAGCGATTGGCTTAACTTTTTATTTAGCGATGAGTATCTTAACTCAGCCTAACGTACCATTTTTTGGAAATAGTACGAGTCAGTCGGACGTTTTTATTCAAAGAGTGGCTCCTCATTCTCAAAAAATTCAACGTGAAGATGGCTTGTTAGCCTCAATTTCAATTGGGCAGGCAATTCTGGAATCGGATTGGGGAACTAGCGGATTAAGCCAAGGGTACAATAACTTGTTTGGTATTAAAGCCTTTGGTAATGAACCTCAAGTCACACTCTATACATCAGAATTTGAAAATGGTGAATGGATTGAAATTCCAGCCTCATTTAGATCGTATAAGAGTTGGGAAGAGTCGATGGATGACCATGTTGATTTATTTAAACAAGGCGTTAGCTGGAATCGAGATTTATACCAAGGTGTACTTGGTGCAGCAAATTATCGAGAGGCAGCCCATGAATTACAAGTTGCTGGATATGCGACTGATCCAAACTATGAAGGTAAAATAATTAATGTGATCGAAACATATAATTTACAACGATTTGATAAATAA
- the mgtA gene encoding magnesium-translocating P-type ATPase, with amino-acid sequence MTNKKTKQTYQVTRQEVKNSELKQLAALSERELMMTFRTSPNGLSQEDALERLEEYGPNVVASESPTPGWKLFIKAFQDPFVYVLLLLLIVSAATGDFEAAVIMGIMILCSGLIQFVQSYRSQKASYALKEMIENTCAITRDGVTEEIPMDEVVPGDIVNLSTGDMIPADAVLIWSNDLFVNQSSLTGESMPVEKFVEAGVPEKAIKDDSLTALDMEDLVFMGTDVLSGQGKAIILRTGEGTFFGGIAKTVSGSREETAFDIGLNKVSRLLLRMVAVLFPVVLLLNGFTKGDWSQAFFFAIAVAVGLTPEMLPMIVTSNLAKGAIALSKKKVIVKELAAIQNLGSMDILCTDKTGTITDDEVVLVKHVNPLGDVNQDVLNMAYLNSKYQTGWKNLIDHAVIKYYDETKDKLNQEIITKIDEIPFDFSRRRLTVAVDVDGRHLMVTKGAVEEMSDICTYAEIDGEILPIDAKLKAEMLAVNERLNMDGMRVIAVGYRQDVYDEPIYTIEDERDMILVGFVGFLDPAKKSAIPAIASLHEHGVGVKVLTGDNEIVARKVCQDVGIEVNEVLVGNQIEEMTDEELTGKVEGVNLFAKLSPMQKSRIIDLLQKQGHTVGFMGDGINDAPALRKADVGISVDTAADITKDASSIILLEKSLTVLEDGILEGRKVFCNMMKYIKITISSNFGNVFSVLVASAFLPFLPMLSFQLLVQNLVYDIAQLTTPWDNVDEEDIAHPVSWGTKGLLKFTLSIGPISSIFDILTFFIMWHVFSANTVAEQGLFQAGWFLVGLTSQTLIVHIIRTKKLPFIQSVASWPLLLSSVMAILVGFVIVLTPLGGKFGFESVPTSYWPWFVGIMIAYMLVTEVVKRIYIKVNNEWL; translated from the coding sequence ATGACAAATAAAAAAACAAAACAAACCTATCAAGTAACAAGACAAGAAGTAAAAAACTCTGAACTAAAACAATTAGCGGCATTATCTGAAAGAGAATTGATGATGACCTTTAGAACATCACCAAATGGTTTATCGCAAGAAGATGCTCTGGAGCGCTTAGAAGAATACGGACCAAATGTTGTGGCATCGGAAAGTCCGACGCCAGGTTGGAAGCTCTTTATCAAAGCTTTTCAAGATCCTTTTGTTTATGTCTTATTGCTATTATTAATCGTATCAGCTGCAACAGGAGATTTTGAAGCGGCTGTTATTATGGGGATTATGATTCTTTGTAGTGGGCTGATTCAGTTTGTTCAAAGCTATCGTTCTCAAAAAGCGAGTTATGCTTTAAAAGAAATGATTGAAAATACCTGTGCGATTACTCGCGATGGGGTAACCGAAGAAATTCCGATGGATGAAGTGGTGCCGGGAGATATTGTTAACCTATCAACAGGGGATATGATTCCAGCGGATGCGGTTTTGATTTGGTCGAATGACTTATTCGTCAATCAATCGTCACTAACAGGTGAATCTATGCCAGTCGAGAAATTTGTCGAAGCCGGGGTTCCTGAGAAGGCTATCAAAGACGATTCATTGACAGCTTTGGATATGGAAGATTTAGTGTTTATGGGGACGGATGTTTTAAGTGGTCAAGGTAAAGCGATTATTTTAAGAACAGGTGAAGGAACCTTCTTCGGTGGCATTGCTAAGACTGTTTCGGGAAGTCGTGAAGAAACAGCTTTTGATATTGGGTTAAATAAAGTCAGTCGTTTGTTATTAAGAATGGTGGCAGTCTTATTCCCAGTCGTTCTTTTATTAAATGGCTTTACTAAGGGAGATTGGAGTCAGGCCTTCTTCTTTGCAATTGCAGTAGCAGTTGGTCTAACACCAGAGATGTTACCAATGATTGTGACGAGTAACTTAGCGAAAGGTGCCATTGCGCTATCTAAGAAAAAAGTCATCGTGAAAGAGTTAGCAGCGATTCAAAACCTAGGTAGCATGGATATTCTATGTACGGATAAAACCGGAACGATTACGGATGATGAAGTCGTGTTAGTAAAACATGTGAATCCGCTGGGTGATGTGAATCAAGATGTTTTGAACATGGCCTACTTAAATTCAAAATATCAAACAGGTTGGAAAAACTTAATTGATCATGCTGTCATTAAATATTATGACGAAACAAAAGATAAGTTGAACCAAGAAATCATCACAAAAATTGATGAAATTCCGTTTGATTTTTCACGTCGTCGTTTAACTGTGGCGGTTGATGTAGATGGTCGTCATTTGATGGTGACTAAAGGTGCCGTTGAAGAGATGAGTGATATCTGCACTTATGCAGAAATTGATGGTGAGATTTTACCAATAGATGCTAAATTAAAAGCAGAAATGCTGGCAGTTAACGAACGTCTTAACATGGACGGGATGCGTGTGATTGCTGTGGGTTACCGTCAGGATGTCTATGACGAACCAATTTATACAATCGAAGATGAGCGCGACATGATTTTAGTTGGATTTGTAGGTTTCCTTGATCCTGCTAAAAAATCTGCCATTCCTGCGATTGCTTCGTTACATGAGCATGGGGTCGGCGTTAAAGTTTTGACAGGAGACAATGAAATTGTTGCACGCAAAGTCTGCCAAGATGTGGGGATTGAAGTGAATGAGGTTTTAGTGGGTAATCAGATTGAAGAGATGACAGATGAGGAATTAACCGGAAAAGTTGAGGGTGTTAATCTATTCGCCAAACTATCACCTATGCAAAAATCACGGATTATTGACTTGTTGCAAAAACAAGGGCATACAGTTGGGTTTATGGGGGACGGCATTAATGACGCGCCAGCGCTAAGAAAAGCTGATGTCGGTATTTCGGTAGACACGGCTGCGGATATTACGAAAGATGCTAGTTCGATTATTTTGCTAGAGAAGAGTTTAACCGTTCTTGAAGATGGTATTTTAGAAGGACGTAAAGTTTTCTGTAATATGATGAAATACATTAAAATTACCATTAGTTCAAACTTTGGGAATGTCTTCTCGGTATTAGTCGCAAGTGCCTTCTTACCGTTCTTACCAATGTTGTCATTCCAACTGTTAGTTCAAAACTTAGTGTACGATATTGCTCAGTTAACAACGCCGTGGGATAACGTGGATGAAGAAGATATTGCTCATCCAGTTAGCTGGGGAACAAAAGGGTTGTTGAAATTCACCTTAAGTATTGGGCCGATTAGTAGTATTTTTGATATTTTGACATTCTTTATTATGTGGCATGTCTTTAGTGCCAATACCGTTGCTGAACAAGGGTTATTCCAAGCAGGTTGGTTCTTAGTTGGGTTGACGAGTCAAACGTTGATTGTTCACATCATACGGACTAAGAAATTACCATTTATTCAAAGCGTTGCTAGTTGGCCACTATTGTTATCTAGTGTCATGGCAATCTTAGTAGGATTTGTTATTGTCCTAACACCATTAGGCGGGAAATTTGGCTTTGAATCTGTTCCAACATCATACTGGCCTTGGTTTGTAGGGATTATGATTGCTTATATGTTAGTGACCGAAGTTGTCAAACGTATTTATATTAAAGTTAATAATGAATGGTTATAA